One window from the genome of Paenibacillus azoreducens encodes:
- the ytvI gene encoding sporulation integral membrane protein YtvI produces MGKQLLLIGIGLALLYVLFTAGAPFLLAALVAISLEPVHGMMMAKWNWNRVAAASLTCTLFLLLVLLLVYMLGLQVFGQLVEYWKNAPSYFAAANDFVQNTMTQARGWLDRIQPELAESLRVFLSNVTQYAESIVNSLSSAFLNFARGIPGTFVFFVVFFVAVYLFSFGLPAIRSGILTLFDDEMHEQIQQVLSSLKRSIFGFLQAQMILSAFTYVVTLTGLLILDIHYPLAIAMLVMFVDIMPILGVGSVLIPWAVYLFIVGDSYTGFGLMLLFIVITVARRVIEPKVIGDSVGIGALSALVSMYVGFKLVGVIGVFIGPLVVIIYSAVRKAGLFQIKIKF; encoded by the coding sequence TTGGGGAAACAGCTGCTTCTCATCGGAATCGGGCTTGCGCTGCTGTATGTATTATTTACGGCAGGAGCCCCGTTTCTGCTGGCTGCCCTGGTCGCTATTTCGCTGGAGCCTGTACATGGCATGATGATGGCGAAATGGAATTGGAACCGGGTAGCGGCCGCTTCCCTTACATGTACCTTGTTTTTGCTTCTCGTTCTTCTCCTGGTGTACATGCTGGGGCTGCAGGTATTCGGCCAACTGGTGGAATACTGGAAGAACGCTCCTTCTTATTTTGCGGCCGCCAATGATTTTGTTCAAAACACCATGACGCAAGCCCGGGGGTGGCTCGACCGGATTCAACCCGAATTGGCTGAAAGCCTGCGCGTTTTTCTGTCCAATGTCACGCAATACGCGGAATCCATTGTGAATTCACTATCGTCGGCTTTTTTGAATTTTGCCAGGGGGATTCCCGGCACTTTCGTGTTTTTTGTCGTATTTTTTGTCGCGGTTTATTTATTCAGCTTCGGTTTGCCGGCCATTCGTTCCGGCATCCTTACCCTGTTTGACGATGAAATGCATGAACAGATTCAGCAGGTGCTGAGCAGCCTGAAAAGGTCGATTTTCGGTTTTCTTCAGGCCCAAATGATTCTCAGCGCATTTACGTATGTCGTGACGCTGACGGGGCTTTTGATCCTGGATATTCATTACCCGCTTGCGATCGCGATGCTGGTGATGTTTGTGGATATTATGCCGATCCTTGGCGTCGGCTCCGTGCTGATTCCCTGGGCTGTATACCTGTTTATCGTTGGCGATTCCTACACGGGATTCGGGTTAATGCTGCTGTTCATCGTCATTACGGTGGCAAGGCGGGTCATCGAGCCGAAAGTCATCGGCGATTCCGTCGGCATCGGCGCGCTTTCGGCGCTCGTCAGCATGTATGTCGGCTTTAAACTGGTCGGCGTCATCGGCGTTTTTATCGGACCGCTGGTAGTGATCATTTATTCGGCTGTTCGCAAGGCAGGATTATTTCAGATCAAAATCAAATTTTAA
- a CDS encoding hemolysin family protein — MDGEFEIGKLLFNLFLVLLLVFFNGVFVAAEFSLVKMRQSRLTQLVSEGNRMANYALRVNNNLDAYLSATQFGITLASLGLGWIGEPAISHLLVQPLMHKFGITDTTLISTISVVIGFSIITFLHIVLGELAPKSLAIQKTEGAALLLSAPLMLFYKIFFPFIWLLNASANVILRMFGVQPATEAEAAHSEEEIRILMNQSAKSGVIDKDEMKLMDNIFEFSDLLAREIMLPRTDMDCLYTNNTLEENLGIINETKHSRYPVAVEDKDQIIGFVHITDFLLADEEQQKELTPLVRPILNVPESMEISHVLRLMQKKHAQLTLVVDEYGGTAGMLTAEEILEEIVGELYDEFEDERPDVEIQEDFISVDGRMLIEDVNDLTGVIIEDDEVDSIGGWLFKELEGNPVKGKTVQLDNYVFEVEESTKLRITRVNIHRVAAAEPDNDEKGADNAD, encoded by the coding sequence TTGGACGGGGAGTTTGAAATAGGCAAGCTATTATTCAACCTTTTCCTGGTTCTGCTGCTTGTATTCTTTAACGGGGTATTTGTTGCCGCGGAGTTTTCGCTGGTTAAAATGCGCCAGTCCCGGCTGACGCAGCTGGTGAGCGAAGGCAACCGCATGGCGAACTATGCCTTGAGAGTAAACAATAACCTGGATGCCTATCTGTCGGCGACACAGTTTGGTATTACGCTGGCATCCCTGGGACTTGGCTGGATCGGCGAACCGGCCATCTCGCATCTCCTGGTGCAACCGCTCATGCATAAATTCGGAATTACGGACACGACGCTGATTTCGACGATATCCGTCGTGATTGGATTCAGTATCATTACTTTTTTGCATATCGTTCTTGGTGAACTTGCGCCTAAATCATTGGCGATCCAAAAAACGGAAGGGGCGGCTTTGCTGCTGTCCGCTCCGCTGATGCTGTTTTATAAAATATTTTTCCCGTTTATCTGGCTGTTGAACGCCTCGGCAAACGTTATTTTACGTATGTTCGGGGTACAGCCTGCAACGGAAGCGGAAGCTGCGCATTCCGAAGAGGAAATCCGCATATTAATGAATCAGAGCGCCAAAAGCGGAGTGATCGATAAAGACGAGATGAAGCTGATGGACAACATCTTCGAATTTTCCGATCTGCTGGCGCGCGAAATCATGCTGCCCCGTACGGATATGGACTGCTTGTACACAAACAATACACTCGAAGAGAACCTGGGAATCATCAACGAAACCAAGCACTCGCGTTACCCTGTAGCCGTGGAGGACAAGGATCAGATTATCGGATTTGTACATATTACCGATTTTCTGCTGGCGGATGAGGAGCAGCAGAAAGAGCTGACTCCGCTGGTAAGGCCGATTTTGAATGTGCCCGAATCGATGGAAATCAGCCATGTTCTCCGGCTCATGCAGAAAAAGCACGCCCAGCTGACGCTGGTGGTGGACGAGTATGGCGGTACGGCGGGTATGCTTACGGCGGAAGAGATTCTGGAGGAAATCGTAGGCGAGCTGTATGATGAATTCGAGGATGAGCGTCCTGATGTGGAAATTCAGGAGGACTTTATCTCGGTGGACGGGCGTATGCTGATAGAAGATGTCAATGATTTGACCGGCGTGATCATCGAGGATGACGAAGTGGACTCCATCGGCGGCTGGTTGTTCAAGGAGCTGGAGGGAAATCCGGTGAAGGGCAAAACCGTTCAGTTGGACAACTATGTATTCGAAGTCGAGGAATCGACCAAACTCAGGATTACCCGGGTCAACATCCATCGCGTTGCCGCTGCCGAACCGGACAATGACGAGAAGGGGGCGGACAACGCGGATTAA
- a CDS encoding YheC/YheD family protein — protein MTSANDELTQKPVVAILTVSGGPRSFRGNLANFKDIVRTGQEMGFPVYVVTIRDLKLEEEWIKGYTLNADNKWEQQYFPPPKVIYNRIPQRQDELKPTVRRKIRECLVHPDIKFYNPYFFNKWYLFEWLKKSKSTAHLVPKTRRLHGEKGLQKMLERYPCLYLKPESGKAGKGIMMLKYQTDKPLPYRLKVQHHKSSTTYKSANMQRLWARIKAETGAAPYIIQQGIELAAVDHRPFDLRVLLQKTRKGQWSVTGVGARMAGSKSITTHVPRGGSIEDPNKMLSAVFGSENAPGMINRLKTTAIVIARQIEKASGHTHGEMSMDLGVDSEGSIWFFEANAKPMKFDEPHIRQKSLERIFHYSQYLASE, from the coding sequence GTGACAAGCGCTAATGACGAATTAACCCAGAAACCCGTCGTTGCCATTCTGACCGTATCAGGCGGACCCAGATCTTTCCGGGGAAATCTGGCTAATTTCAAGGATATCGTCAGGACCGGACAGGAAATGGGGTTTCCTGTCTATGTCGTGACCATCAGAGATTTGAAACTGGAGGAAGAATGGATTAAAGGTTATACCCTTAATGCGGATAACAAATGGGAACAGCAGTATTTCCCCCCGCCCAAGGTGATCTACAACCGGATTCCCCAACGCCAGGATGAGTTGAAGCCAACTGTACGCCGCAAAATCAGGGAATGTCTGGTTCATCCAGACATCAAATTCTATAATCCCTATTTTTTTAATAAATGGTATCTGTTCGAATGGCTCAAAAAGTCCAAATCAACCGCGCACCTCGTTCCCAAAACCAGAAGGCTTCACGGGGAAAAAGGCTTGCAAAAAATGCTGGAGCGTTATCCCTGCCTTTATTTGAAGCCGGAGAGCGGAAAAGCCGGAAAAGGCATCATGATGCTGAAATATCAAACGGACAAACCGCTTCCTTACCGTCTGAAGGTTCAACATCACAAAAGCAGCACAACATACAAAAGCGCAAATATGCAGCGCTTGTGGGCGCGAATCAAAGCGGAGACCGGGGCTGCCCCCTATATCATCCAGCAAGGCATCGAACTTGCCGCCGTGGATCATCGTCCCTTTGATTTGCGGGTGCTTTTGCAAAAAACAAGAAAAGGACAATGGAGCGTTACCGGCGTCGGCGCCCGCATGGCCGGCTCCAAAAGCATTACCACTCATGTTCCGCGCGGAGGCAGCATCGAAGACCCGAACAAAATGCTCTCTGCCGTCTTTGGCAGCGAAAATGCACCGGGGATGATCAACAGGTTGAAGACAACCGCCATCGTCATTGCCAGACAAATCGAAAAAGCTTCGGGCCACACGCATGGCGAAATGTCCATGGATCTCGGTGTGGATTCCGAAGGCAGCATCTGGTTTTTCGAAGCCAATGCCAAACCGATGAAATTCGATGAACCCCATATCCGCCAAAAATCGCTTGAGCGGATTTTCCATTACAGCCAATATCTCGCGAGTGAATAG
- a CDS encoding YheC/YheD family protein yields MSLTFCNVHFSPKPEKVVYISNTLLKSLKLSGKKNIQLRLGKDSIHAAVKPIKKSGKHLFLGSTVRSGIRVPSAGGVYLRTQENEFQLGPLIGVLSDGPTSNTQPFSSRTGFIKQLLREGKKKCYIFAFTPRDINWQQETINGYFLNDNGTFYRKIVPLPDVVYNRLPSRKAETSASINQLRERFGRKKIPYFNWSFFNKSDIYRLLENDNTVNRYVPESHMNPSPEKIKDMLERHQFLYYKPSAGSLGKGIYRLTYLPKKGYFVRYRKSSGNVLLRFGTFNAMMRMLQSRHGRVLNSYVIQQGIRLVEIDNCPIDFRFHMHKNGNNNWVVVGIGAKKAGRGSVTTHLKNGGSLMTPEQALSRTFGARSEEVLQNAKRIAITLAEAIEFHHQHLLGEIGFDLGIDQDEKVWMFEANAKPGRSIFNHPSLRSEGKASVEHILEHCLYLSKFRRRDNE; encoded by the coding sequence ATGAGTCTGACTTTTTGTAATGTTCACTTTTCGCCAAAACCCGAGAAAGTCGTCTATATTTCCAATACGCTGCTGAAATCGTTAAAGCTGTCCGGCAAAAAAAACATCCAGCTTCGGCTTGGCAAAGATTCGATTCATGCTGCCGTAAAACCGATCAAGAAGTCGGGAAAGCATCTTTTTCTTGGGTCGACGGTCCGCAGCGGCATTCGTGTTCCCTCAGCCGGCGGTGTTTATCTGCGTACCCAGGAAAATGAATTTCAGCTTGGCCCGCTCATTGGCGTACTTTCGGATGGACCTACCAGTAACACCCAACCTTTTTCCTCCCGAACGGGATTTATCAAGCAGCTGCTGCGGGAGGGAAAAAAGAAATGCTATATATTCGCTTTTACGCCGCGGGATATTAACTGGCAGCAGGAAACGATCAACGGTTATTTTCTGAATGACAACGGCACTTTTTACCGCAAAATCGTACCGCTCCCCGATGTCGTATACAACCGCCTTCCCAGCCGGAAAGCTGAAACTTCAGCTTCAATCAATCAGCTCAGGGAACGTTTTGGCCGCAAAAAGATTCCGTATTTCAATTGGAGCTTTTTTAATAAATCGGATATTTACCGCTTGCTCGAAAACGACAATACCGTCAACAGATACGTTCCGGAATCCCATATGAATCCCTCCCCCGAAAAAATCAAAGATATGCTCGAACGGCATCAGTTTTTGTACTACAAACCTTCAGCGGGCAGTTTGGGCAAGGGCATTTACCGGCTGACTTACCTTCCTAAAAAAGGATATTTCGTACGCTACCGTAAAAGCAGCGGCAATGTGCTCCTCCGCTTCGGCACCTTTAATGCCATGATGCGTATGCTGCAATCCAGGCACGGACGCGTCCTTAATTCTTATGTGATCCAGCAGGGAATCCGTTTGGTTGAGATCGACAACTGCCCGATCGATTTCCGGTTCCATATGCATAAAAATGGAAACAACAACTGGGTTGTTGTAGGAATCGGCGCAAAAAAAGCCGGACGCGGAAGCGTGACAACCCATCTGAAAAACGGAGGTTCGCTGATGACGCCTGAGCAAGCGTTGAGCCGAACCTTCGGCGCGAGATCGGAGGAAGTGCTGCAAAACGCCAAGAGAATCGCCATCACGCTCGCTGAAGCGATCGAATTCCACCACCAGCATCTCCTCGGTGAAATCGGATTTGACCTCGGGATTGACCAGGATGAGAAAGTATGGATGTTTGAAGCCAATGCCAAACCCGGACGCTCCATATTCAATCATCCTTCCCTCAGATCAGAAGGGAAAGCTTCTGTGGAGCATATCCTCGAGCATTGCCTTTATCTGAGCAAATTCCGCAGGAGGGATAACGAGTGA
- a CDS encoding HAD family hydrolase, protein MSHESTLTKPQAMIFDMDGTLFQTETLLLPAYHKLFDTLRSEGLYTAPTPPEERILGSLGMLLDDIWKVVMPDGSQEAHNRANELLLELELEGLAGGDTLLYPEVKETLKALHEQGVKLYVASNGLEHYISGIVDTHELAELFDGLYSAGKHCTRTKVDLVKLLLEEQQVDSAWMVGDRSSDVEAGKKNGLHVIGCAYAGFGNHDELKGSDVLISSFTELLKLYEEAASHT, encoded by the coding sequence ATGAGTCATGAGAGTACATTGACCAAACCCCAAGCGATGATATTTGACATGGACGGAACATTGTTTCAAACGGAAACATTATTGCTGCCAGCATACCATAAACTGTTTGATACGCTGCGCAGCGAAGGATTGTACACGGCTCCGACTCCACCGGAAGAACGGATTCTCGGCAGCCTTGGCATGCTGCTTGATGATATTTGGAAAGTCGTGATGCCCGATGGCAGCCAGGAGGCCCATAACCGCGCGAATGAGCTGCTGCTTGAGCTGGAGCTGGAAGGTTTGGCTGGCGGGGACACATTGTTGTACCCGGAAGTAAAGGAAACGCTGAAGGCGCTGCATGAACAGGGCGTGAAGCTGTATGTGGCAAGCAACGGACTGGAGCATTACATTAGCGGTATCGTGGATACGCATGAACTGGCGGAGCTGTTTGACGGGCTGTACAGCGCGGGGAAACACTGCACGCGTACCAAAGTTGATTTGGTGAAGCTGCTGCTGGAAGAGCAGCAAGTGGATTCCGCTTGGATGGTGGGAGACCGCTCATCGGACGTGGAAGCCGGGAAGAAGAACGGACTCCATGTCATCGGCTGCGCTTATGCCGGCTTTGGCAACCATGACGAACTCAAAGGCTCGGATGTGCTGATTTCCTCGTTTACCGAGCTTTTGAAGCTGTATGAGGAAGCGGCATCCCATACATAA
- a CDS encoding GNAT family N-acetyltransferase, translated as MQITSIKDLPPQDRSRQHARVLRLLFEHGGKQAMSEDYLQLARASDSCWKKPDVSLLLATVRGEDGPALIGASFMAGYGKDAFLIAIHPLYRRKGIGSALLRRQLEELGKIEIRANLSQTALLNLLLKAGLSGSFLGKNPAGRKFLSLNGETKNPVRPPRAPTKEGEILCLFLS; from the coding sequence ATGCAAATAACATCCATCAAAGACCTGCCCCCACAAGACCGGAGCCGCCAGCATGCCCGCGTGCTGCGGCTTCTGTTCGAGCATGGCGGAAAACAAGCGATGAGCGAGGATTATCTGCAGCTTGCCCGGGCAAGCGATAGTTGTTGGAAGAAGCCGGACGTTTCCCTGCTGCTCGCGACCGTACGGGGAGAAGATGGCCCTGCTTTGATTGGGGCGAGTTTTATGGCCGGGTATGGCAAAGACGCCTTTCTGATCGCCATCCATCCGTTATATCGGCGCAAAGGCATCGGCAGCGCTCTCTTACGCCGGCAGCTTGAAGAACTCGGCAAAATTGAAATCCGCGCAAACCTAAGCCAGACCGCTCTGCTGAATCTCTTGCTCAAAGCGGGACTATCCGGTTCTTTTCTGGGTAAAAATCCTGCAGGCAGAAAATTTCTCAGCCTCAATGGAGAAACAAAGAATCCGGTCCGCCCGCCAAGGGCTCCAACCAAAGAAGGTGAAATATTGTGCCTGTTCCTGTCCTAG
- a CDS encoding YheC/YheD family protein: MNGLPLGTLGIMCCSRRGNPPFSGESYCRRLTTLGRKYGLRVIVFSPEDAAHDRSFVYGFTYREGAWHKHRFPFPDIVYDRCLFHSSKEFAAASTLLSEAHTAKGWTLWGRGLPGKWPVYRALRKEQRLLRYLPPTRPFRGEKSLFDALAAYNGEIFLKPRGGSQGRGTLHIRKDPGSGALHIQGRDSANRPVEKNFATENHALHWIREFTGQRGYIIQPFLHLYSRKGRSFDIRVLMQKNEKGLWMRTGIAVREGAAGSMTSNLHGGGKALPVLPYLSGQFGADQTERITGVLRQLSEMIPPILESHFGRLGELGIDFGIDTNGDIWLLEVNSKPGRTSIRQAGDPVSAVLASENPLRYARYLLLRQLRRVN, from the coding sequence ATGAATGGCTTACCGCTTGGTACACTCGGCATCATGTGCTGCAGCCGTCGAGGCAATCCCCCGTTTTCCGGTGAGAGCTACTGCCGGCGCCTGACCACGCTTGGAAGAAAATACGGGCTCCGGGTTATTGTTTTCAGTCCGGAGGATGCAGCGCATGACCGCAGTTTTGTTTACGGCTTCACTTACAGGGAAGGAGCTTGGCATAAACACCGCTTCCCTTTTCCCGATATCGTATACGACCGCTGCCTGTTTCACAGCTCCAAAGAATTCGCCGCGGCTTCCACCCTGCTCTCCGAAGCCCATACCGCCAAAGGCTGGACCTTGTGGGGTCGGGGGCTTCCGGGCAAATGGCCGGTCTACCGGGCGCTCCGCAAAGAACAACGCCTGCTCCGCTATCTTCCGCCAACCAGACCTTTCCGGGGCGAGAAAAGCTTATTCGATGCATTAGCCGCTTACAATGGCGAAATATTCCTAAAGCCCCGAGGAGGATCGCAAGGCAGAGGCACGCTCCATATCCGCAAAGATCCAGGTTCCGGGGCTCTGCACATCCAAGGGAGGGATTCGGCAAATCGCCCTGTGGAGAAAAACTTCGCCACTGAAAATCATGCGCTGCATTGGATTCGGGAGTTTACCGGACAACGCGGATATATTATTCAGCCTTTTCTCCATTTATATAGCAGAAAAGGGCGGTCCTTTGATATCAGGGTATTAATGCAGAAAAATGAAAAAGGGTTGTGGATGCGAACGGGTATTGCGGTACGCGAAGGCGCCGCGGGAAGCATGACCTCCAACCTTCACGGCGGCGGAAAAGCCCTTCCTGTGCTGCCGTATTTAAGCGGACAATTCGGAGCTGATCAGACGGAACGTATAACGGGAGTTCTCAGGCAGCTGTCGGAAATGATTCCGCCGATTCTGGAAAGTCATTTTGGCAGGCTCGGAGAATTGGGCATTGATTTCGGGATCGATACGAATGGGGACATTTGGCTGCTGGAAGTCAACTCCAAACCGGGACGCACCTCCATCCGGCAGGCGGGAGATCCGGTCAGCGCTGTTCTCGCGTCGGAAAATCCGCTCCGTTACGCCCGCTATCTACTGCTTCGACAACTTAGGAGGGTAAATTGA
- a CDS encoding YheC/YheD family protein has protein sequence MPVPVLGIMTLYLNDRKYLEEKPVYQKMIIEGRKLGLDVYVFTPMDVSEKKQRIYAMEYEPKKGGWTRKWRQFPDMIYDRCRIQQSVRFDQLLRFRRRYSHLTFLNRPLRNKWTIYEVLSKRPEFSPYLPETHLFNSFTDVHHMLKKTSVVFLKPINGTGGRGILRIERMKDPSYYYIQGRNQQRKIITPQKIHTSRLGPFLNSWKMKDRYLVQQGIHVELPDKRVHDYRMLVQKDREGVWQLTGIAGRVGAPGSVTSNLHGGGRAVSFGEMLDKWIEDEESRGQISKKVERLGVSVASYLENQYDALCELALDLAINKKGDIYLLEVNPKPAREVFSQIGDPELYRKAIVRPLEYAAGLYARKNAATK, from the coding sequence GTGCCTGTTCCTGTCCTAGGTATTATGACTCTTTATTTGAATGACCGAAAGTATCTCGAGGAAAAACCCGTCTATCAGAAAATGATCATCGAAGGGCGTAAGCTCGGCCTGGATGTGTATGTTTTTACGCCGATGGATGTCAGCGAAAAAAAACAGCGGATTTACGCCATGGAGTATGAACCGAAAAAGGGCGGATGGACGCGCAAATGGCGCCAATTTCCCGATATGATTTATGACCGCTGCCGCATTCAGCAAAGCGTCCGTTTCGATCAGCTGCTGCGGTTTCGCCGCCGCTACAGTCATCTTACCTTCTTAAACCGACCTCTCCGTAATAAATGGACGATATATGAAGTGCTGTCGAAGCGGCCCGAATTCAGCCCCTATCTGCCCGAAACCCATCTGTTTAACAGTTTTACCGATGTGCATCATATGTTGAAAAAAACATCTGTCGTCTTCCTCAAACCGATCAACGGAACCGGCGGGCGCGGCATACTGCGAATCGAACGGATGAAAGATCCTTCATATTACTATATTCAGGGACGCAATCAGCAGCGGAAAATCATTACGCCGCAAAAGATCCATACCTCTAGACTGGGCCCCTTCCTAAACAGCTGGAAAATGAAGGACCGCTATCTGGTGCAGCAAGGAATTCATGTAGAACTGCCGGATAAACGCGTCCATGATTACCGCATGCTGGTACAGAAAGACCGGGAAGGCGTTTGGCAGCTTACCGGCATCGCGGGCCGGGTTGGGGCGCCGGGAAGCGTGACATCCAATCTGCATGGCGGCGGCCGTGCCGTCTCCTTCGGCGAAATGCTGGATAAATGGATCGAAGATGAAGAAAGCCGCGGCCAGATCTCCAAGAAAGTCGAAAGACTCGGAGTAAGCGTCGCATCCTATTTGGAAAACCAATACGATGCCTTGTGCGAGCTCGCACTTGATTTGGCTATTAACAAAAAAGGGGACATTTATTTGCTTGAGGTCAATCCCAAGCCGGCAAGAGAAGTATTTTCGCAAATCGGCGACCCGGAATTATACCGGAAAGCGATTGTCAGGCCGCTTGAATATGCCGCAGGGCTGTATGCCAGAAAAAATGCAGCCACCAAATAA
- the yfkAB gene encoding radical SAM/CxCxxxxC motif protein YfkAB translates to MNTVLLSSKNDPWDPIGSLRTYGRHVLTSVEMTVTHLCNMRCEHCAVGDMLVMKEAEFLPLDLMLKRLDEVEHLQTISLTGGEPSFREKTVNEVIVPLLRYAKERGIRTQINSNLTLNIGRYEKMLPYLDVMHISFNYLNGDDFHEVGFANSNHPVPKETAYRMYDKMIENAVKLSEAGMFISAESMINYRTHTKLAGIHKLIQEMGCKRHEVHPMYASNFASSLPILSLEETRTAIHSLLDARDPNIWMLFGTLPFFACSDNPEDLKLIRRLALEPNVTVRNDPDGRNRVNVNLFSGDVYVTDFADVPPFGNIQNSRLDDIFQVWQNDHPLNKTVNCHCDAAGCCGPNLLVKNMYYKDTDFTIRKANTI, encoded by the coding sequence ATGAATACTGTACTACTGTCGTCCAAAAATGATCCGTGGGATCCGATCGGATCGCTTCGGACATATGGTCGGCATGTGCTGACGAGTGTGGAAATGACAGTCACACATTTATGCAATATGCGCTGCGAGCACTGTGCTGTCGGGGATATGCTCGTGATGAAGGAAGCCGAATTTTTGCCGCTTGATCTCATGCTGAAGAGACTTGACGAGGTTGAACATCTGCAAACGATCAGTTTGACCGGGGGCGAGCCGTCTTTCCGTGAAAAAACGGTCAATGAGGTTATCGTTCCTCTCCTGCGTTACGCGAAGGAGCGCGGCATCCGAACGCAAATCAATTCGAATTTGACGCTTAATATTGGCCGGTACGAGAAAATGCTCCCGTATCTGGATGTCATGCATATATCGTTTAACTATTTGAACGGGGATGATTTCCATGAGGTGGGATTTGCTAACAGCAATCATCCCGTTCCGAAAGAAACAGCTTACCGGATGTATGATAAAATGATCGAAAACGCGGTCAAGCTAAGCGAAGCCGGCATGTTTATTTCCGCTGAATCGATGATTAATTATCGTACGCATACAAAACTGGCTGGAATTCACAAACTAATACAGGAAATGGGCTGCAAACGGCATGAGGTTCATCCGATGTATGCTTCGAATTTTGCAAGCTCGCTGCCTATTCTTTCGCTGGAAGAAACGCGGACGGCCATCCATTCCCTGCTGGATGCGCGCGATCCGAACATATGGATGCTGTTTGGCACGCTTCCGTTTTTCGCTTGCAGCGACAATCCGGAGGATTTGAAGCTGATCCGCCGCCTTGCGTTGGAACCCAACGTGACGGTGCGCAATGATCCGGACGGACGCAATCGCGTGAACGTCAATTTATTCTCAGGCGATGTATATGTGACCGACTTTGCTGATGTTCCTCCATTCGGGAATATCCAGAACAGCCGGCTTGACGATATTTTTCAGGTATGGCAAAACGATCATCCACTGAATAAAACGGTCAATTGCCACTGCGACGCGGCAGGATGCTGCGGACCGAATCTGCTTGTAAAGAACATGTATTACAAGGACACGGACTTTACGATAAGGAAAGCCAACACAATCTAA
- a CDS encoding manganese catalase family protein, translating into MWVYEKKLQYPVRVSKCDPKMAKYLLEQYGGADGELAAALRYLNQRYTIPDKVIGLLNDIGTEEFAHLEMIATMVYKLTKDATVEQLKAAGLGEHYAAHDKALFYTNASGVPFTAAYIQAKGDPLADLYEDIAAEEKARATYQWLIDMTDDVDLQDSLKFLREREIIHATRFREAVEIIKDDRTQKRVF; encoded by the coding sequence ATGTGGGTATACGAAAAAAAGCTTCAATATCCGGTTCGCGTCAGCAAATGTGATCCGAAAATGGCGAAATATCTGTTGGAACAATACGGGGGCGCCGATGGCGAACTGGCAGCGGCACTGCGGTATTTGAACCAGCGTTATACCATTCCCGACAAAGTTATCGGTCTGTTAAATGACATCGGCACGGAGGAATTTGCCCACCTCGAGATGATTGCTACCATGGTGTATAAATTGACCAAAGACGCAACTGTCGAACAGCTGAAAGCCGCGGGTCTGGGCGAGCATTATGCGGCGCATGACAAGGCGCTTTTTTATACCAATGCTTCCGGCGTGCCGTTTACGGCGGCATATATTCAGGCGAAAGGCGATCCGCTTGCGGATCTGTACGAGGACATCGCGGCAGAGGAAAAGGCCAGAGCTACATATCAATGGCTGATTGACATGACGGATGATGTGGATCTGCAGGACAGCCTGAAATTTTTGCGCGAGCGCGAGATCATACATGCCACCCGCTTCCGGGAAGCGGTGGAGATTATTAAGGACGACAGGACGCAAAAAAGGGTGTTTTGA
- a CDS encoding spore coat associated protein CotJA: MSNQVRVYKPFIGPFDPCPPLLYRSYVVPPNQYITFQPMDWPQFSLQEALTRGTLWPHLYSPYSPNRNVQEGGA, from the coding sequence ATGAGCAATCAGGTGCGAGTTTATAAGCCGTTTATCGGACCGTTTGATCCTTGCCCGCCGCTTCTATACAGATCTTATGTGGTACCGCCGAACCAATATATAACCTTTCAGCCGATGGATTGGCCGCAGTTCAGTTTGCAGGAAGCTTTGACGCGGGGAACGCTGTGGCCTCATCTCTACAGCCCGTATAGTCCGAATCGAAACGTGCAGGAAGGAGGAGCCTGA
- a CDS encoding spore coat protein CotJB encodes MQKGAVDQQYYELLERLQVIDFALVELNLYLDTHPDDLKRIEQYNQLAQERIPLVRRFQELYGPLMHFGHAYSRFPFEWPQTPWPWQV; translated from the coding sequence ATGCAAAAAGGAGCCGTGGATCAGCAGTATTATGAGCTTTTGGAACGGCTTCAGGTGATTGATTTTGCTTTGGTCGAATTAAACCTGTATTTGGATACCCATCCGGATGACCTGAAAAGAATCGAACAGTACAACCAGCTGGCTCAGGAGCGCATTCCGCTCGTTCGCCGGTTTCAGGAGCTGTACGGTCCGCTTATGCATTTTGGCCATGCATACTCCAGATTTCCGTTTGAATGGCCGCAAACGCCATGGCCGTGGCAGGTATAA